A stretch of DNA from Brevibacillus ruminantium:
CTGCGTGTCGTCAAAAGGAAGACACCTCCTTTTTTGTTATTGTAGATTATAGCACAACTGATTCCGTCAAAAAAAAGGATGATCGCCAAAAAAACGAAAAAGAAGGGCGAAAAAAGGATGGACTTATCACGCTGGTGAATGTATATTTATATATCATATTGAATAAATATTACATTACAAGTGGCTTGGAGAGCTGGGTGTGGAGGAGAGGAAATGAGCGTATCAAGTGCGTTGGCTGTGCGCCAGGCGACTATGTCAGATGTCGATCAGATGCTGGAGATTATTAATCATTATGCACAGCAGGGACTGATGCTGCCGCGAACAAAATTATCGGTTTGCGAACATCTGCAATCATTTATTGTGGCGCATGACGGGGAAAAAGTAGTCGGTGTCGCCGGGCTGCATATTTTATGGGAGGACCTTGCCGAAATTCGTTCTCTGGCGATCGCCGAGGGGACAAAGGGGCTGGGGGTAGGCAAGCAATTGGTTCTCTATCTGGTCGATCAATGCCGCGGTTTGGGCATCAAGCGAACCTTGTCGCTTACGTATCAAAAGGAATTCTTTGAAAAATGCGGCTTCAAGGTGGTTGCCAAAGAAGCGCTCCCGCAAAAAGTGTGGAAGGATTGCATCAACTGTTCGAAACTGCCCATGTGTGATGAGATCGCCATGATCCGCGAAATCTGAGGATAAG
This window harbors:
- a CDS encoding N-acetyltransferase, whose protein sequence is MSVSSALAVRQATMSDVDQMLEIINHYAQQGLMLPRTKLSVCEHLQSFIVAHDGEKVVGVAGLHILWEDLAEIRSLAIAEGTKGLGVGKQLVLYLVDQCRGLGIKRTLSLTYQKEFFEKCGFKVVAKEALPQKVWKDCINCSKLPMCDEIAMIREI